One Haloterrigena salifodinae DNA window includes the following coding sequences:
- a CDS encoding PAS domain S-box protein, with the protein MTDSPPECDGETNGTTTGSDGDDRPEFTLDVRRLATRLPNYAVSILDGDGRVATWNESVRALTGYEEAEVVGRHYRIFFPSEERTTGRPAQILERARTEGRVEDEGWRRRSDGSRFRAREVIVPVRENEIADSGAFDPDATSRGADESAGDVVAYASFLQDRTDEYERERTLREEKAFAESIFEAQPDVVYAFDAEGNFLEWNDRVLEVTGYTASELAEMGPTEFVVPEHRERIADGIQRILEEAAYVSVEADLLTKDGRRIPYEFNTSRITDDTGTVLGFTGVGRDVSEREARERELREEKALTESIFEAQPDMLYAYDTEQNLIHWNDRFEQATGYDPDELEGMHPLEFIAPSDRDHIANAIERILEDGDRVTAEGGILTNDGEIVPYEFNSARITDDTGSVLGFTGVGRDITGRKARERELERLERLNATIRTIDEAMVTAETRDEIESAIVETFADAAAYRFAAIGRVDRAVTSDRQLWEPQVWDGIDASAVETVLPSFVEPGDESLESALKTESVRCYHGLRESDVDDWRRDARERDYGAVAVVPITASGRTYGLLVVGAAESAAFTDREREVLQEFGGTIGHAINAMAVRRLLYQDTVVELEFESTDRRDIYVDCSARLDCRFSIDHVLPLTDEQFVHYVTVAGADPDRVRSVVADYDVVEELRAVDTDGDESHWEVVVAGATITGLLADYGARVRSRVADRGVSTTVVQTSPDIEIRDLVDAVTVAYPEAEFVSKRTVERPVETGGDFRRRVAEELTEKQRTALEVAFYGGYFEWPTRSSDAGEIADRLGIARQTFHQHLRVAQAKLLTAYFEGGNGPLRGE; encoded by the coding sequence ATGACAGACTCTCCTCCGGAATGCGACGGCGAGACGAACGGAACGACGACCGGATCGGACGGCGACGACCGCCCCGAGTTCACTCTCGACGTTCGCCGGCTGGCGACGCGCCTCCCCAACTACGCCGTCTCGATACTCGATGGGGACGGTCGCGTCGCCACGTGGAACGAGAGCGTCCGAGCGCTCACGGGATACGAGGAAGCCGAGGTCGTGGGTCGCCACTACCGGATCTTCTTCCCGTCCGAAGAGCGCACGACCGGTCGGCCGGCGCAGATACTCGAGCGTGCACGCACCGAGGGGCGCGTCGAAGACGAGGGCTGGCGCCGCCGGAGCGACGGCAGCCGGTTCCGGGCTCGCGAGGTGATCGTCCCGGTTCGGGAGAACGAGATCGCCGACTCGGGGGCGTTCGACCCCGACGCGACCTCGCGTGGCGCGGACGAGTCGGCCGGCGACGTCGTGGCCTACGCGAGCTTCCTCCAGGACCGGACCGACGAGTACGAACGCGAACGGACCCTCCGCGAGGAGAAGGCGTTCGCGGAGAGCATCTTCGAGGCCCAACCGGACGTCGTCTACGCCTTCGACGCAGAGGGGAACTTCCTCGAGTGGAACGACCGCGTTCTGGAGGTGACAGGATACACGGCGTCGGAACTGGCCGAGATGGGGCCCACCGAGTTCGTCGTACCGGAACACCGCGAGCGCATCGCCGACGGGATCCAGCGGATCCTCGAGGAAGCGGCGTACGTCTCCGTCGAAGCGGACCTGCTCACGAAAGACGGTCGTCGGATCCCCTACGAGTTCAACACGTCCCGGATCACCGACGACACCGGCACCGTCCTGGGCTTTACCGGCGTCGGTCGCGACGTCAGCGAACGCGAGGCCCGCGAGCGGGAACTCCGCGAGGAGAAGGCGCTCACCGAGAGCATCTTCGAGGCTCAGCCGGACATGCTCTACGCCTACGACACCGAGCAGAACCTGATCCACTGGAACGATCGGTTCGAACAGGCGACGGGCTACGACCCCGACGAACTCGAGGGCATGCACCCGCTCGAGTTCATCGCCCCGTCTGACCGCGACCACATTGCCAACGCCATCGAACGAATCCTCGAGGACGGCGACCGCGTCACGGCCGAGGGAGGGATACTGACGAACGACGGCGAGATCGTTCCCTACGAGTTCAACAGCGCACGGATCACCGACGACACCGGCTCCGTCCTGGGCTTTACCGGCGTCGGCCGCGACATCACCGGCCGCAAGGCCCGTGAGCGGGAACTCGAGCGGTTAGAGCGGCTCAACGCGACGATCAGGACGATCGACGAGGCGATGGTCACCGCCGAGACCCGCGACGAGATCGAATCCGCGATCGTCGAGACGTTCGCCGACGCGGCGGCCTACCGCTTCGCCGCCATCGGTCGCGTCGATCGGGCCGTGACGAGCGACCGGCAGCTCTGGGAGCCCCAGGTGTGGGACGGGATCGACGCGAGCGCGGTCGAGACCGTCCTTCCGTCGTTCGTCGAGCCCGGTGACGAGTCGCTTGAATCGGCGCTCAAGACGGAGTCTGTACGGTGTTATCACGGCCTCCGCGAGAGCGACGTCGACGACTGGCGCCGCGACGCTCGCGAGCGCGACTACGGCGCGGTCGCGGTCGTCCCGATCACCGCGAGCGGTCGCACCTACGGGCTGCTCGTCGTCGGCGCCGCCGAGTCCGCAGCGTTTACCGACCGCGAACGGGAGGTCCTCCAGGAGTTCGGCGGCACGATCGGCCACGCGATCAACGCGATGGCAGTCCGGCGACTCCTCTATCAGGATACCGTCGTCGAACTCGAGTTCGAGTCCACCGACCGGCGGGACATCTACGTCGACTGCTCGGCCCGCCTCGACTGCCGGTTCTCGATCGATCACGTGTTGCCGCTGACTGACGAGCAGTTCGTCCACTACGTGACCGTCGCCGGCGCCGATCCCGACAGGGTCCGGTCGGTCGTGGCCGACTACGACGTGGTCGAGGAGCTCCGGGCGGTCGACACCGACGGGGACGAAAGCCACTGGGAGGTTGTCGTCGCCGGGGCGACGATCACTGGCTTGCTCGCGGATTACGGGGCACGGGTGCGCTCAAGAGTCGCCGACCGCGGTGTCTCGACGACCGTCGTCCAGACCAGTCCCGACATCGAGATCCGCGACCTCGTCGACGCCGTCACCGTGGCCTATCCCGAGGCGGAGTTCGTGTCGAAACGGACCGTCGAGCGGCCCGTCGAGACCGGCGGCGACTTCCGCCGCCGGGTCGCCGAGGAGTTGACCGAGAAACAGCGGACGGCCCTCGAGGTGGCCTTCTACGGCGGCTACTTCGAATGGCCGACGCGAAGCAGCGACGCCGGCGAGATCGCCGATCGGCTTGGGATCGCCCGCCAGACGTTCCACCAGCACCTCCGGGTCGCTCAGGCGAAGTTACTCACGGCATACTTCGAGGGCGGGAACGGCCCTCTACGGGGAGAATGA
- a CDS encoding calcium/sodium antiporter, which translates to MLSGIPLYLALLAAGIVALYGGAELLVAGAGRLALGIGLRAATVGVTVVAFATTAPELFVSTIGALNVSTDIGLGAVIGSNIANIGLVLGISALIKPLQVSSIVMRRHVPFMVFAAILLVALGANGTIGRLEGAVFLLVLAGFTGYLLYYVNANPAPMMDDPDAGDGISPRDVALVGGGLIALVAGSRWLVSGGTGLLSALGFSDLFIGLTVLALGTSLPELAASVVSAVRGETAFSIGNVVGSNIYNILAVLGIVALITPIDIASSTLRLELPFLIVFTVLLVAMMGYGRRLTRRDGAALVVGYGAFIYLLLP; encoded by the coding sequence ATGCTTTCCGGGATCCCGCTCTATCTCGCGCTCCTTGCGGCCGGTATCGTTGCGCTCTACGGCGGCGCGGAACTCCTCGTCGCAGGCGCCGGTCGACTCGCGCTCGGGATCGGCCTCCGAGCAGCGACCGTCGGCGTGACGGTGGTCGCCTTCGCGACGACCGCGCCGGAACTGTTCGTCTCGACGATCGGCGCGTTGAACGTCTCGACCGACATCGGCCTCGGCGCGGTCATCGGCTCGAACATCGCCAACATCGGACTGGTGCTCGGTATCTCCGCGCTCATCAAACCCCTGCAGGTCAGTTCGATCGTCATGCGCCGGCACGTCCCGTTCATGGTGTTCGCGGCGATACTGCTGGTCGCCCTCGGCGCCAACGGGACGATCGGCCGCCTCGAGGGCGCGGTCTTCCTGCTGGTTCTGGCCGGCTTCACCGGCTACCTGCTCTACTACGTCAACGCCAACCCGGCGCCGATGATGGACGATCCGGACGCCGGAGACGGGATCTCGCCCCGGGACGTCGCGCTCGTCGGCGGCGGACTGATCGCGCTCGTCGCCGGATCGCGGTGGCTGGTCTCCGGTGGCACCGGGCTGCTCTCGGCGCTCGGCTTTTCGGACCTCTTTATCGGCCTGACGGTGCTCGCGCTCGGCACCTCGCTGCCGGAGCTGGCGGCGTCGGTCGTCAGCGCCGTCCGCGGCGAGACCGCGTTCTCCATCGGCAACGTCGTCGGCTCGAACATCTACAACATCCTCGCGGTGCTGGGGATCGTCGCCCTGATCACGCCGATCGATATCGCCTCGAGCACGCTCCGGCTCGAACTCCCATTCCTGATCGTCTTCACGGTCTTGCTGGTCGCGATGATGGGGTACGGACGGCGGCTCACGCGACGCGACGGCGCCGCGCTCGTCGTCGGATACGGCGCGTTCATCTACTTGCTCCTTCCCTGA
- a CDS encoding DUF7344 domain-containing protein, which translates to MNSRTALEGTTVAFDGLSAPRRRYLLSVLYDRQEPTSLETLATEVAVREHASPIVTDEQVRTAHIELVHNHVPRLLEAELLVEEPATDGTQRIALAGRSLFDTDWVTFLLENPTGGQDWDEQRVNRTLETLGPARRREICRILARHPDGFAVADLAAILVAHSEETRLVDVDESARAPVETQLVHDDLPALENAGLVAYDRADGAASIETDAALWRAEWLAEGPLADVCSLLRGDRLEKDGVDEESESVDGSLSAGACRTLEGTETVVAKSCEIADNAEEELVVTVPDTGLLGRRCLERWRAAADRGVDVYVGSRSPRVRDTVRSAVPEATICEPQCDWLNFPAGRINHGHVVFADRERVLLVTRADEPSAPAGTAAITGDGSENALVRLVREHVGPRLDRLQSRCADELPDAESTPLPL; encoded by the coding sequence ATGAATTCCCGCACTGCTCTCGAAGGAACAACCGTCGCATTCGATGGCCTCTCCGCCCCCCGACGGCGGTATCTCCTTTCGGTCCTCTACGACCGGCAGGAGCCCACGTCGCTGGAAACACTCGCGACGGAAGTGGCCGTCCGCGAACACGCTTCGCCGATCGTCACCGACGAGCAAGTCCGGACCGCGCACATCGAACTCGTTCACAACCACGTCCCCCGACTGCTCGAGGCCGAGTTGCTGGTCGAGGAACCAGCCACCGACGGAACGCAGCGGATCGCCCTCGCCGGGCGGTCGCTGTTCGACACCGACTGGGTGACGTTCCTGCTCGAGAACCCGACCGGGGGACAGGACTGGGACGAACAGCGGGTGAACCGAACGCTTGAGACGTTGGGTCCCGCCCGCCGCCGCGAGATCTGTCGCATCCTCGCGAGACACCCCGACGGGTTCGCCGTCGCGGACCTCGCAGCGATCCTCGTGGCGCACAGCGAGGAAACGCGACTCGTCGACGTCGACGAATCCGCGCGGGCGCCGGTCGAGACGCAACTCGTCCACGACGATCTGCCCGCGCTCGAGAACGCCGGTCTCGTCGCGTACGATCGGGCGGACGGAGCCGCCTCGATCGAGACCGACGCGGCTCTGTGGCGAGCCGAGTGGCTAGCCGAAGGGCCGCTCGCGGACGTGTGCTCCCTTCTGCGCGGGGACCGGTTGGAGAAAGACGGCGTCGACGAGGAGAGCGAATCTGTCGACGGGTCGCTGAGCGCGGGCGCCTGCCGGACGCTCGAAGGGACCGAAACCGTCGTCGCCAAGAGCTGCGAGATCGCGGACAACGCCGAGGAGGAACTAGTCGTGACGGTGCCCGACACGGGGCTGCTCGGGCGGCGCTGTCTCGAGCGCTGGCGGGCCGCCGCCGACCGCGGGGTCGACGTCTACGTCGGCTCGCGGTCGCCCCGCGTTCGGGATACCGTCAGGTCGGCCGTTCCCGAGGCGACCATCTGCGAGCCTCAGTGCGACTGGCTGAACTTCCCCGCCGGACGGATCAACCACGGACACGTCGTCTTCGCCGATCGCGAGCGCGTGCTGCTCGTCACACGCGCCGACGAGCCGTCGGCGCCGGCGGGGACGGCCGCCATCACCGGCGACGGTTCGGAGAACGCGCTGGTACGGCTCGTCCGCGAACACGTCGGGCCGCGGCTGGACCGCCTGCAGTCTCGGTGTGCCGACGAGCTCCCGGACGCGGAATCGACACCGCTACCGCTTTAG